A window from Sphingobacteriales bacterium encodes these proteins:
- a CDS encoding nucleotide sugar dehydrogenase, which produces MKKESVSPEGIKYPLPAKEDYAAEYEKLKADADKAKSEGKEIVVVMGLGFVGVVMAAIVADTETDGKSSKFVIGCQRPSPRSYWKIPVINQGKSPVKAEDPEVNAIIERTVNLKKTFIATYNPDCLKLADCVVVDVQCDFKKNELGNMKSGETDMAALVATLRTIGEKIPPKCLTLIETTVAPGTTEYIAWPILKKEFLKRGINEVPLLAHSFERVMPGKEYVSSIRDFWRVCSGCNEEARERVEKFLREVLNTKDFPLTVMDRPIESETTKIVENSYRATILAFMNEWSLFAERNGVDLIKVYKAIKMRPTHSNIMFPGPGVGGYCLPKDGGLGYWAYKHILAFDDGDNVFKMTPLAIDTNDTRALHVAELTRDALRNLDKYIAGSRVLVCGASYRQDVGDTRYSGSELVVRRLTEMGAWVSVHDPYVESWWEFENQNNPEEEPHSWKRFFRNQEGLETLKVQKNLQEAVHGCDAIIFAVPHAQYLNLKPSLIVDWATNPLAVIDCFGILTDAEIREYFELGCEVKGLGRGHIIHIKKSVLRKKTDL; this is translated from the coding sequence ATGAAAAAGGAATCCGTTTCACCTGAGGGAATTAAATACCCCCTGCCTGCAAAGGAAGATTATGCTGCAGAATACGAAAAACTTAAAGCTGATGCCGACAAGGCTAAAAGTGAGGGAAAGGAAATAGTAGTCGTTATGGGGCTTGGTTTTGTTGGAGTTGTGATGGCTGCAATTGTGGCAGATACAGAAACAGACGGGAAATCCTCTAAATTCGTCATCGGCTGTCAGCGTCCAAGTCCGAGAAGTTACTGGAAAATACCTGTTATCAATCAGGGGAAGTCTCCTGTTAAGGCTGAAGACCCGGAGGTAAATGCAATTATTGAAAGGACTGTTAATCTGAAAAAAACTTTTATTGCCACTTATAATCCTGATTGTCTCAAACTGGCTGATTGTGTAGTGGTAGATGTACAGTGCGATTTTAAGAAGAATGAACTGGGGAATATGAAAAGCGGTGAAACCGATATGGCCGCTTTGGTCGCCACTCTGAGAACCATCGGGGAAAAAATACCACCTAAATGCCTGACATTGATAGAAACCACCGTAGCACCCGGCACAACGGAATATATAGCCTGGCCCATCTTAAAGAAAGAATTTCTGAAGCGTGGAATTAATGAAGTGCCATTGCTGGCACACAGCTTCGAAAGGGTAATGCCCGGCAAGGAATACGTCAGCAGTATCAGGGATTTCTGGCGTGTATGCTCCGGATGTAATGAAGAAGCCAGGGAAAGAGTGGAAAAGTTTTTAAGGGAAGTGTTGAATACCAAAGATTTTCCACTGACAGTGATGGACCGTCCGATTGAATCTGAAACGACAAAAATCGTTGAAAACTCCTACCGTGCCACCATATTGGCTTTCATGAACGAGTGGAGTTTATTTGCCGAAAGAAATGGCGTGGATCTGATAAAAGTGTATAAAGCAATTAAAATGCGTCCGACACATTCCAACATCATGTTCCCCGGACCGGGCGTGGGTGGATATTGCCTGCCAAAAGACGGAGGTCTTGGATATTGGGCTTATAAACATATTCTTGCTTTTGACGATGGCGACAATGTATTCAAAATGACTCCTCTGGCTATTGACACGAATGACACCAGGGCACTTCATGTGGCAGAACTTACCCGCGATGCCCTTCGCAACCTTGACAAATACATTGCCGGCAGCCGGGTTCTTGTTTGCGGAGCCAGCTACAGGCAAGATGTCGGAGATACACGTTATAGCGGCAGTGAGCTGGTTGTCAGGCGATTAACTGAGATGGGGGCATGGGTCAGTGTTCACGACCCTTATGTGGAAAGCTGGTGGGAATTTGAAAACCAAAACAATCCGGAAGAAGAGCCTCATTCATGGAAAAGGTTTTTCAGAAATCAGGAAGGCCTCGAAACACTGAAAGTGCAGAAAAATCTTCAGGAAGCCGTTCATGGATGTGATGCCATCATCTTTGCCGTTCCTCACGCACAATACCTTAACCTGAAACCCTCTTTAATTGTTGATTGGGCAACCAATCCCCTTGCCGTCATCGACTGTTTTGGTATTCTCACTGATGCTGAAATCAGAGAATATTTTGAGCTGGGATGCGAGGTAAAAGGTCTTGGCAGAGGGCATATTATCCATATTAAAAAATCTGTTTTACGAAAAAAAACAGATTTATAA